In Myxocyprinus asiaticus isolate MX2 ecotype Aquarium Trade chromosome 27, UBuf_Myxa_2, whole genome shotgun sequence, the DNA window ggagatttaaaaatggtggcattcttgatgggtctccaaggcggttttaccaaatttccctgctatctttgcctttgggacagcagggacaccaaggcgcactaccacaggcgggactggccacagcggaccgagttctctgtggggaggaacaacgtcaagtgggagccactggtggacccccagaaggtgctgatgccaccactgcacatcaaattgggccttatgaaacagtttgtcagagctctagataaggagtcggcaaccttcaagtaccttcaagacttcttccctaagctgtctgaggcaaaggtcaaagccggtgtctttgtcggaccacagataaagaaggattttggattcatatgctgtctttttctgactttatctgaacaaaaagacacattctcccgttttctcattggaaataggtaaatttcaaaatatcactgtcctggtcacaaaagcaacgTTTGTGTGgaaaataatagccattttctatatttttgaggcagaagcaattaggaaataacacttactaccaggaacaaaaattgtgttacatagtgttatttaatgttgttttgttttcgaTGTTAAGATACCACCCTGTGGATACATCTACAGTCCCGTGGGACTGGGAACTGCTGATGTCGGTAATGGAGGAACAAGTAAGAAAACATATTTATAGTAGTTCCATACTTTTGTTAAATAGCATTATTTCTAACACTTTGTGCTTGCTGTCTCAAGGAGGACACTAGGAGTTTGCGGACAGACATAAAGAACATGCTCCTGCAATATGTGTTGCAGGTTTTAGAAGATGACTTTCAGTTTAAACACACAACTCGGCGTCTTCAACAATCTATTGCAAAGACAATGCTGTCATGTGACCAAAGGTTCAGACAGGTCAGGTGAGGTAAACTCTCTGTTGCTTGAGCACCAACACACCCGTTTTTGTAATCCGCTGTGCTCAGCGGCATGCAGAAttgacattttataaaatgataattaCAAAGTGGTCATATTATGCATAATTAGTGAATAAGTCTTATGATTCTTCCTCTTAGGGATATAATTAATTGGATGATGACTGCTGCTAAGAAATCAGTGACCCACTCGAATGATGTGGAATATCCAAAGAAAGAGAAGGACAACTATCTTAAGTATGTAAAGTGTTCATTTTGTTGATATAAATGCAGTATCATATATTAATCAGAGAATATATTAATTTCCGGTGGTAAAGTACTTTTGTCTTTCCAAACAACAAGCAGTacctattcatttttattttcactttacacCATGACATTGTTCacgtctttcttttttttttctatttctgatATAAGTGGATGAGTGAACTCCTATTTTTATTGCACTAATATCCAGTTGTTCCTATTTCTCATATTTCTACTCAAAATGTTTAGCATGAATATGGATCAAACCAGCCGATGCAAGATGGATAGACAAATTGTTTACTTAATTTGTTACAGGATTGTATTATCACTTCAGAGGATGCTGACATTGGCCCTGGAGGTGGACAAGACCCCAACCTGCAGTTCAAGCAAACTTTCTCAAGAGCTCTTCCATGGTCTTAACAGCATGTCTCCATGGCGGCAATTAAGGTGAAACCAAAACAGAGAACCAAAAAAACCTGTGCTTGCATTCTTTTTCGTATTGCAGTCCGTTAGAGCTTTGATTGAATCTACTCTAACTCTAAATTgagttttttttgtcattttgtattaAAACAGTGCATTTTATGCAAGATTCTAACAAAACTCTCTTGTTGTGTGTTAGACACTTATTGTTAAGTACAATGGAGAGCAAGCTGCTGAGGTGTAAGTTATTGGAGCTGCTGTTGGAAGATGCTTGTTCTCAGAAGAGACCCTTGCCAATGTCCCTAAGCTTGCTTCTACACTACCTCCAGAACTCATCACTGGCTTCAGACCCCTCTGTAAAACAGAAAACATCATTACATTGCTCTATAGCAGATTTAAATTTAGCACTGATGTTCCATATAACATGAGCTGAACTGATATGATCTCCCTGCATGTTGTGCAAGGATGGAGCAGAGAGATGGAAGAAGTGGGATGAACTTCTCCAACTGCTGTGGATGCTGATGCTCAGTtatgaagaggtggtgacaggtGATAGACTAATGCAAACACAGCTATTTTCAGCTAATACGCAATTGCAAAATGCTACCTATGTTTTAATAGGACCTAATGCTCGCTTTGATTCTGCATGATATGaccacattaaataataaaataggattACCTCTTTATTCATTCTCCTTATCCTTACCCAGGTCACCTACGCTGTCCCATCACAGAGCGTTTTGACAGGATGCGCGCTCCGATTTGGACGCGGCATGATCAGGTGACACCGTCTGCAGTGCGAGTGGCAGCAGAGGCCTTCCTGTGTCGTGCAGCAGCGGACATTGGCCATGCTCTCCCCATGGAAACGCAGGAGTCACTATCTCAACTACAGGAACACTTAACTGATGTTTCCAGTGTTATTTCAAGtcattagacttttttttttatttttaagaaaataatatatttatataattttctaaatatattttaaatgtatgtatgtttgttcaCTACCAGTACTCATCAAATATACAATACTTAATcagtcatgttaaaaaaaaattttttttggactTCTTCAAAAGCTTGCATACATACCAGTAAATAACTTAAGAGGGCTATGTGAGTAAAGATAAATACCTCAAAGTTGTATCTCTACCAAGTAAATTTTAGAGCAACCATCAAAATCACTGCAATGtacatgatttcctacatacaatGTTTTACAATGTACAGTGAAATACTatgatgtacaaccccaattccaaaaaagttgggacagtatgaaaaatgctaataaaaacagtgatttgaaaattatattcaccctttgctgtattgaaagcacCACTACACATAATATGCTGTTTTatcttgtgaattttattgttttttgaaaatgtacagcatCAGATGATTCCAACATGtttcaaaaaagttgagacggggcaatttaagactaatggCAATTTgtcgagttgaaataacaaggcaatgtgaaacaggagatgttaaacaggtgaggcaatcatgtcatagtgtataaggagcctccaaaaacagcctagtccttcaagagcaaggatcattcgagacttgtcaatttgccaacagatgcttcagcaaataatccagcacttcgagaacaatgttcccctaagacaaattggaaggattttgggcatttcaccctctacagtgcacaatatagttaaaaggttCAAGGAagctggtcaaatctcggtgcgtaaagggcaagacaaaaaccacttctgaatgcgcatgatctcggatccctcagacaccactgtcttaaaaacataattcatttgtattggatatcatgaacatgggtttgggattactttagtaaacctttgttagtcaacaccattcaaagctgcatccacagatgcaagttaagactttactatgcaaagcagaagccctacatcaacactgtccagaagcgctgccaacttcactgggctcggtctcatcttagatggaaagtagaacagtggaaccatgttttttggtcttaAGTCGAAAACAGCTGTCATGTTCACTgtaccaaagaggaaaaggaccatccaagctgttatcagtgtcaggtccaaaagccaatgtctgtatgggccaggggtgtgtcactgctcatggcatgggtaactcacacatctgtgaggacaCCATTAATGCAGGCCATCCAGcatcgtcttttccagggacatctctgcattttccagcaggacaacttcaaaccacatactggctgtgtaagcagagtgtggttgctagactggcctgcctgcagtcctgacctgtctcctattgagaatgtgtggcgcattatgaagcacaccataagGCAaagaagaccctgtacaattgtgcagcaaaagacctacataatggatgaatggggggaaattcctgtttctaaacttaacaaacttgtgtcttcagcgCCCAAATGCTTAATGAGTGATATTAGTAGAaattgtgatgtttcacagtggtaaacacttgactgtcccaactttttggagtgtgttgcaatctgatttgaaattactgtacattttcaaaaaataatgaaattcacaaggtaaaacaaataatgtttagctgtagtgctttcaatatatcaaagggtgaatataatttacaaatcactcctttttgtttttattagcatttttcatactgtcccaactttttcggaattggggatGTACTAGATATGTCAGTCTAATTGGTATAaggcttttcacaacacacaaaaaaaaagacaaatgtagcaagaaaaatcattttaattgcaattgcaatatcaatttgtgtcaaaatatgtttaaatgtttccaAAACATTCTTGTCCACTCTATAAATTGCACGTCATTAGAAGGCTAGGGATGTCTGTGTCTCAAAGCCTAGTGAGCTATCTACCTAAACCTCATTGATAGGCAGCATATGCTGTGTTCTATGTGGACAGCAACTCTGTTTGGTTTTTGAGACACTTTATGTGTGCACATGGACCCTTGTTTTGGAGAGCGGCACTAACAGCTGTCCAAAAACCCTCCGCCATGATACCGTAACCGCAAATCCTGAACCAGCGAATACATTAAAGCCCAAAGTGAGACGCACAGCGGACTTCAGGAGTTGGTATGCTATTGGAGGTAAATTTGAAaggttgttttatttttatttttttaagatttgccTCTGATCTGGCTTCCTATAAGTGAACTAGAGCTAAAATATATAGCCTGTGTCTCTTTGTTCATATCCAGGAAATACTATCTGCTAAAAGTAACTTTATAATGATGTGCAATTATTTCGAAATGTTTAGCTGGGTAGTTAATGAGTCGTATACATGAGTTAATTCACGTCTAATCTTTCAGTGGTTTGTAAGTTTAGCAGCCTGTGGCTAATGCTGCTAGCAAAAATAGGTTAGCAAAACGACCCGACTGCTTGTTTTATAAGCAGAGACCGTGAACGCTTATTGCTTTGTAAAAATGAgctattaacatgattttatgtgCTACGGCACTTTTGTTTTACAATTTTGACCCACGTTGATAAGCGTAACTGGGTCATTAGCAAAGCACACAGCTAGTTATTTGTTAGcttgcatgctaggtaggatttTCCATCTGTTTCCGTTGACCTGCTGAAAAATAGATCAATATCAGTTATTTAGTCaggtagttatttttttttaaggtgattCAGTTAATGCTCGTTGTAGCGTTTGAAACGGGGTTATTTTGGATGGACCCCTGTGCTACTTTTACGAAGTTTTGTTTGACTGTTCGTGTTAGCGAGGTAATTAGATCTACAGGTTTATTTGTTCATTCTTTGAAAGTAATTTGCTTGTTACCAAAAACAAATTGAGACGTCAGAGCTTCTAAAAAGCAGGAGCTGTTTCAAAAGCTAacaagctgcctacctagacagcattgaaATCGTTTAGAACACAATTACTGTGTGACAtcatgctgtctaggtaggcttCTCACTAGGGTGTGAGACACACCCATGGTTTCTTCCATACAGTTTGATGTTTATGTGTTAAGTAGGTCGTCACAGTAACTAATCATGTTTCACCAGCTCTTACATCCAGCCTTTAGCCTGTAGCGAACTGCTTGATATGAGACCAGTTTCATCATTTTGTTTACTTGGTTGAGAGAGCTGCTGTTGCTGCTGATTTTAATGGAAACTGTGGCGATCTCTGTACTCAATCATCTGTAATGTTGTGGTATCTTTAGCATTTAGTTTGGAGACACTGCTGTGCACAGCTGCTGTTTTAGAAAGAGTATTAATATACTGGGTTAGGTCCGTTAACAATATAAACAAGACTGTAAACATCACTCAGAAAGATTTGAGATCTCTGAATCATGTCTTACATTAATCTTTTTAGGTCATGTCATATAAATCTGACTTTGTATCTACCTCACACAGTGGTCTAGGGATGCCCAAGGAGAAATATGACCCACCTGATACCAGGCGGATGTACACTATCATGTCCAGTGAGGAGGCAAACAGTGGGAAAAAGTCCAACTGGGATGCACTTGAAATAACTGGTATGTATCTCACTGTCAAATGTCTCAACTTAAGCCTATATATTTTGTTGATGTTTTGCTGTTCGCATCTGTCTCAGGTAATGTCCGCAGTCTTAGCTCAGCCCTTTGGTCTCTCACCCACCTCACTGCTCTGCACCTCTGTGACAACGCTCTGTCACGCATCCCACCTGACATTGCCAAGCTGCACAACCTTGTGTTCTTGGACCTGTCATCCAATAAGATCAGGAGCCTGCCAGCAGAGCTTGGCAACATGGTGTCTCTCAGGTGAGCTGCTTGGAGCAAAAGCTGCTTAAATTCTTTCCATGGTTCATTAGttccatttaaaggggtcatgacatgcctttttttatgttgattgaggttcacttataatattaataGTAGTCATGCAGTATATTTGtgaaatatgatcattttccaccctcattctgaccctctgtcagaaacacttctcctttaagacttgacagttaacgcccactgttatgattggctctctgcttgTGACTGACCTGCCCTctcattgccatctcactgcttgGACTGTAATGGGACATGAAATTGTTTGTTCACAATTCATTTGTGTTTTCCTCAGGGAACTGCTTTTAAATAACAACCAGTTGCGGATTCTGCCTTTCGAATTGGGGAAACTGTTTCAGTTACAAACACTGGGGTTGAAAGGTGAGTGGTTGTTTGGGTAACTGAAACATCTTGAGATTATCACTGTGTAGAGAGCATTTGCCACTGATGTTTATCATTGTTTGTGCGGATCTCAACAGGCAATCCACTTACTCAAGAAATTATGAGCCTCTACCAGGAGCCAGATGGCACCCGCCGACTGCTGAACTACTTTTTGGACAATCTTGCTGGTGCTATCAAGCGCAGTAGGTGTCTCAGAACTTTTAGCTGTAAACATCTGTCCATGTCTAGTCTTTTTTTCCTGTGGCCTATCTAAAATTAACACAGTGTCAGTTTTAGATCTTAGCGCTGGATTATATCATGTCATCAGTGTGTAAAACATGACTTGATTATTTAAACTGTAGGGTTCCTCTGAAAAAGAATCACCCTTTTAAGCAATTTTAGAGCATATACATAAATATCGAGATATGTATAGAATGGgtgacattatttatttatatatatatatatatatatatgtatatatgtatattagtcCTGAAAACATTTGCTTTGCTCAGTCCCAACAGAGCAACCTCCGTCCAGGAACTGGATTGTGCTGGAGGAGCCTGATAGGACACGACCAACAGGTAGACATTTCTTAAAAGAGTAGTGCAAAACCTGAACAAAGCAGGAGAATACTTGCCTGATTTTCCCCCCCAACTCTTTTTCTAGCCCATTTAACAGTAATGTGCTACAATGTGCTGTGTGATAAGTACGCCACACGCCAGCTCTACGGCTACTGCCCTTCCTGGGCCCTTAACTGGAGCTACAGGAAAAAGGCCATTATGCAGGAGATCCTCAGCTGCAATGCAGACATTATAAGCTTACAGGTAAAGCTAATTAATTTAAAGCTGCTAAagtgttttttaaagttaaaatactttctcccatcttaaagaatagttcacccaaaaataaaaattctttcatcatttacgcatcctcatgccatcccagatgtgtatgactttcattcttctgcagaacacaaatgaagatttttagaagaatatttcagctctgtaggtccatataatgcaagtgagtggtggccagaactttaaagcttcaaaaagcacataaaagaagcataaaagtaatctatatgactcgagtgtttaaatccatgtcttcagaagtgatgtgataggtgtgggtgagaaacagatcaatatttaagttgttttttactaatattgttgtgtttctcacccacatctatcatattgcttctgaatacatggatttaaacactggagttgtatggattacttttatgctgcctttctgagtttttttttttttttttttttttttttttgtggagcttcaaagttctggccaccattcgcttgcattgtgtggacctacagagcttaaataattcgtaaaatcttcatttgtgttctgcagaagaatgaaagtcatacacatctgggattgcatgaggacgcgtaaatgatgagagaatgttcatttttgggtgaactatcccattaatatgTGGAGAAAACTACAAATAACCcaattgtaggttgatttccacaaaaagcgTAAACACTTTGGTTTtgtgcttctttaaaaaaaattactcgaCAAGCCCCAGATGGAAACATTagcttaaccaatggtgtgagtttggggaggGACTATCTTTTTAGGCTGGACTGGGGAAatgtttaggaaacctgtttgaaaacagtcattattttaagACTTGTTTGCTCACTTCAGCTTTAGACCCAAAGTCCAAAAGGGTCTCCTagtgttttttttcctttctttaaaggttacattttttcagtgtagtgcTGCGCAACAGGTAGCTTTGAATAGTCAGTGTTTGTCAGTCACTTAGTTTGCTGTGTTACGTACAGGAAGTGGAGACAGAACAGTATTACAACTACTTCCTTGTGGAGCTGAATAAACAGGGATATGATGGATTCTTCAGCCCGAAGTCCCGTGCCAGAACCATGTCTGAATCCGACAGGAAACATGTAGATGGGTGTGCAATATTCTACAAGACGGAAAAGTGAGGGAACGCTGTTATACAGATCAGTGTCACCAGCAGCATTCATAGTAATTCTTTGATGTC includes these proteins:
- the cnot6b gene encoding CCR4-NOT transcription complex, subunit 6b isoform X2; this translates as MPKEKYDPPDTRRMYTIMSSEEANSGKKSNWDALEITGNVRSLSSALWSLTHLTALHLCDNALSRIPPDIAKLHNLVFLDLSSNKIRSLPAELGNMVSLRELLLNNNQLRILPFELGKLFQLQTLGLKGNPLTQEIMSLYQEPDGTRRLLNYFLDNLAGAIKRIPTEQPPSRNWIVLEEPDRTRPTAHLTVMCYNVLCDKYATRQLYGYCPSWALNWSYRKKAIMQEILSCNADIISLQEVETEQYYNYFLVELNKQGYDGFFSPKSRARTMSESDRKHVDGCAIFYKTEKFSVVQKHTVEFNQLAMANSEGSEAMLNRVMTKDNIGVAVLLELKKEIMEVSCKSLHGMEKQLLLVANAHMHWDPEYSDVKLVQTMMFLSEVKNIIDKASRSLKLSSVSGETNGIPLVLCADLNSLPDSGVVEYLSTGGVDCTHKDFKELRYSDSLTNFNCNGKNSTSNGRITHGFKLKSAYENRLMPYTNYTFDFKGVIDYIFYSKPQLNVLGVLGPLETDWLLENNISGCPHPHIPSDHFSLFAQLELVLPYPPSLNGVHLPGRR
- the cnot6b gene encoding CCR4-NOT transcription complex, subunit 6b isoform X1, producing the protein MPKEKYDPPDTRRMYTIMSSEEANSGKKSNWDALEITGNVRSLSSALWSLTHLTALHLCDNALSRIPPDIAKLHNLVFLDLSSNKIRSLPAELGNMVSLRELLLNNNQLRILPFELGKLFQLQTLGLKGNPLTQEIMSLYQEPDGTRRLLNYFLDNLAGAIKRIPTEQPPSRNWIVLEEPDRTRPTAHLTVMCYNVLCDKYATRQLYGYCPSWALNWSYRKKAIMQEILSCNADIISLQEVETEQYYNYFLVELNKQGYDGFFSPKSRARTMSESDRKHVDGCAIFYKTEKFSVVQKHTVEFNQLAMANSEGSEAMLNRVMTKDNIGVAVLLELKKEIMEVSSGKSLHGMEKQLLLVANAHMHWDPEYSDVKLVQTMMFLSEVKNIIDKASRSLKLSSVSGETNGIPLVLCADLNSLPDSGVVEYLSTGGVDCTHKDFKELRYSDSLTNFNCNGKNSTSNGRITHGFKLKSAYENRLMPYTNYTFDFKGVIDYIFYSKPQLNVLGVLGPLETDWLLENNISGCPHPHIPSDHFSLFAQLELVLPYPPSLNGVHLPGRR